The Drosophila nasuta strain 15112-1781.00 chromosome 2R, ASM2355853v1, whole genome shotgun sequence genome segment AATCTCCTTCATGATAGGTGTATAGCGGCTCCAACAGTAAGCGTCGACAGCTGGATCACCACGAGGCTGCATCATCATATCCAGAAGAGTGGTTTCAGTTTTGATCCTCGCCTCACTTGGGATTCCAGCCAAGGCCGATCCGATTACCAGCAACAATGAAAGAGCTTTGAATAACATTATTCCTTCTCGAAGCACTAACTTAGTATGTTTAATCCAAGTCACACCCATTgctatttattcaaaaaattcaatccagatatttattttttatgatcgTCGATTGGAGGCTTGCgaatttttataattgttcATATGCCTATCTAAATTGCACACTTCAGAGCACTCATACAACAACGGAAATAAACTATAATATTCTTCCTatgaaaatctaaaaaaatttAGGAAGTTCTTAATTGGAGTGTCATTGGCGCAACTAAGTTTATGAAGTAGATTAATGCTAGTAACATTGCATATCATTCTAAAAATACACTTAAATAAAAAGTCCAACTAATTATAAGTAGTTCACTGATCAAATTTAGTAGCGGTTTTTATCAAGCTTCCTTATCAAACATGAGTACAATTCTACACTTTTAGGATAGAATTCCTCGGGATAAGAAATTGAGAagaaattagtttaattataGTTGtgtagtaaatttaattttttttttatataatatcaaagttaatttgtatattatgcttattttttataatttaaattgaataaaccCCCATATTTTTCCAGAAAAAATCATGAATTCTGAGatctacaatatatataatattaatttgcatacatatactatatagagtCGTAGATACCTTCTGCGTTCTttaatcattttcaaaatttgctattgaaacaaaatttttgtGAACAAAAGGTTAATATGCAATGATTCTAAAAACATATAACATACAggcatatgggtaattccatgacggaatttgtcccgtgcgagactttTTACAGTGCACTGCAGTGAAAACAActtaaactgaaacaattttaaaaataaattaatgttattcttaaagatTTAGATAAACACTgtatttagagctaagattgattttagaaacttgttctgttttacgataaaatatacaaattcgttaattttttggttatgtgtacgaatttgttaatttttacaattatcagaacagaaagcaaaacagaaagaaaattcaaaaaccattcttagctctaattaaagtacttaaaTAGAGCTATCAAAAtaaccttttcttatttttaaaattgtttcagtttatgttattttcactgcagtACACTGTAAAGActctcgcacgggacaaattccgtcatggaattacccatataccTTTGGTTAATAGGTAAATACGGACTTGTGGAGAGAGCTTTAATTTCCTCTTCCCTACCAACTTgtctcttaaataatttttaagttCTTTGTCTCAGCTGTTGATGCTGGTCAAGAATATATCTGAGAACACTCGTAGTAATGCATGCTCCATATAATTTTTAGGATACGAAAccataatacccttctactctaaCCATTACGGGTATAAAACCCCATCACTCTAATCAGTGGATTTTATTTCACAACCTTTTCATATTCTCTAAGAGTAGGAAACTGTTCTTACAGTTTAGTTGCTATATTATTACCTTATGAGGTTTAAATAggaaaagtaatttaatttctttaaaactCAATATGTATTTTCTCATAGCATTTATTACGACTGCATcatatacaattatattatGCTTTTAATAATGATAAGGTTTAATTAGTTGATGATAGTTGTCAATTCTGGCTGATCCGTTACAATGTTGCCATCGAGGCATTCCATAAGTTCCTTAAGTGCCTGACTATTGTCATTACTATAGCGTGCGATCGCCTTCTCAGTGCACAGATTTTGAATACTGGTGATGCTGCTGATTTCCTCTGCAAGGCTGATAGCTGCTGCAAGGGAGTCTCCTGACATTGTTGTCAGTTTTTGGGATTGATCACGACCCTGAAAGGAGCAATCGATTAAAATCAGTTATTCATCttcatatttagtattttcactTACTGCTGTTCCAAAGCAATTAAAGGCTTCAAGTTGAGTAGAAAGATCACCACATTTAAGAAGCGCATCACACGATTCCTCTGCAGTTGCACTAATGTTTGCCAGAATAATGTAATACCTTTCGACAATGGCAGTATTACTGATATCAAAGTCAGTTTGGCATTGCTTGGATTCAGCCTCGAACACATCGATAATCTCCTTCATGATTGGTGTGTATCGGCCCCAACAGTAGGCGTCTAGAGTTGGGTCTCCACGaggcatcatcatcacatcCAGAAGAGTGACGTCAGTATTCATTATGTCCTCAGTTGGCACTTCAGCCAAAACTGAGCCAATTACCACCAACAATGAAAGAGCTTTGAACAACATTATTACTTCTCGAAGTACTAACATAGAATGTTTAATCCAAGTATCATCGATTgctatttattcaaaaaattcTATGCAGATATGCATGATTTATGATCGT includes the following:
- the LOC132786793 gene encoding uncharacterized protein LOC132786793, whose product is MLFKALSLLVVIGSVLAEVPTEDIMNTDVTLLDVMMMPRGDPTLDAYCWGRYTPIMKEIIDVFEAESKQCQTDFDISNTAIVERYYIILANISATAEESCDALLKCGDLSTQLEAFNCFGTAGRDQSQKLTTMSGDSLAAAISLAEEISSITSIQNLCTEKAIARYSNDNSQALKELMECLDGNIVTDQPELTTIIN